The Henckelia pumila isolate YLH828 chromosome 2, ASM3356847v2, whole genome shotgun sequence genome includes a window with the following:
- the LOC140883988 gene encoding uncharacterized protein — protein sequence MQTPRTLENQLSVTQSGPNSGNLSFSGSSARDDEEMSISALSTFRAKEEEIEKRKMEVKEKVQAQLGRIEEETRRLATIREELDGLADPMRKEISLVRKKIDAINKELKPLGQTCQKKEKEYKDALEVVNEKNKEKVQLITRLMELVGESEKLRMKKLEELNKNVETMNIA from the exons ATGCAGACTCCAAGAACGCTAGAAAACCAGCTGTCTGTGACCCAGTCAGGGCCGAACTCGGGGAACCTGAGCTTCAGCGGCTCTTCCGCGAGAGACGACGAGGAAATGTCGATTTCTGCTCTCTCTACTTTCAGGGCCAAAGAGGAAGAGATTGAGAAGAGGAAGATGGAAGTTAAGGAGAAAGTCCAGGCGCAGCTTGGCCGTATTGAAGAAGAAACAAGGCGTCTGGCTACGATTCGGGAG GAGTTAGATGGACTGGCTGATCCAATGAGGAAGGAAATCTCACTTGTTCGCAAGAAAATCGATGCAATCAACAAGGAGCTAAAACCACTTGGACAGACTTGCCAAAAGAAG GAGAAAGAGTACAAAGATGCTCTTGAAGTTGTCAATGAAAAGAACAAAGAAAAAGTACAGCTCATTACAAGATTGATGGAG TTGGTAGGCGAAAGTGAGAAGTTGAGGATGAAGAAATTGGAAGAGCTGAACAAGAACGTAGAAACAATGAACATAGCTTAA